From Daucus carota subsp. sativus chromosome 6, DH1 v3.0, whole genome shotgun sequence:
GAGTTGAACTTTTCTAAGACATATATATTACGCTCCTTTTCTTATAATTATATCTTTGCTTTGATCAAGGTGTCTAGTTCTTACTAATTATTCCTATGCAAGGATGAAACATGTTCTTATCACTAGTGCAGTTATTATCTATTTTTAACACATCACCTGTTGTTATATATCAAATGATGTTTCCTTGCTTGGGTTGCAGGGATATCAAATGTGCCAATATCTTGATTGATACAAATGGAACTGCAAAACTTGCAGATTTTGGATTCATTGAGGTTTTAAATCTGATATTACATATCTTATCCTAATTACGTCTACGTATAGTATGACTTATACATTCATATCCCCAAGATCAATATCTAACTTCATCAGCAGGCAACTGAGTTGTACGAAGTATTTCGGAAGGGTATTGCTTAGTGGATTGCTCCTGAGGTTTTCCTTAAACTTGTCTTCTGTATCTGGCACGAACacagttttctttttctgaaataaCTTAATTAtctgaaaataaaaacatatagtATAGAGCGTAATAGGTCCAGAGTAGGCTACTGTCAATTCACAACAATTGAGAAAACATCCTCTAAACTTGACAATCACAAGAAACTACAATTTCAGTAGTAAatgcaaaacaaaataaaaataaaaataaagaaacgGATGAACAATGATATTTTCTTGAGGAGGCAAAGTCAATAAACTTCAACAGGTcattatttgttcaaatttctAGGTATACTAAGTGTGCACTCTAAGATTCGCTTCCATAATTTTCTCAACACTGATCTTGTTTTAGACAACAAAATGATTCTCAGAAATATCTCTTAGTCGCATGTATTTACGTTTCTACACTTTACCGTGTTGCCTTCAATTTTATTAGTTGGTTTCAGTAAATCCTTTCATAATGAAAAGCAGGTCTTTATTAGTCAATATCCCTCCTCCCCCTACACAAAAAATGACAACCTTTACATTGGTGCTGTCTCGCGTTGTACACTTCTGGTCCTTTTGGATGGCGGTGGTTAGAAATTGAAATTTCTATTTTGTAATAATGACGCTAATACTTTAGTTATAATGATCAACTGATTCTCTGATTCCTCTGTCTTTTACTTGAGATGGGGGTAGCAGGGAGGGCCATATAACTTGGAACTGATACATTATGTAAATTTGTCTGTTCTGTAGATGAATAAGTCTATGTTGCTAAGAAAATTATCTGTTCTGTAAACGAATGAGACTTGGTTGCTAAATATAGAGCTTTTTTGTTCAGGTTGTTACGGGAAGTGGCTATGGGCTTGCAGCAGATATCTGGAGCCTCGGTTGCACAAGTCTAGAGATGATGACCGGTCAAATCCTatattattgatttgaaattgTATGTAGAATTATTAACCCCTTCTCCATTGTTTTCCTTCTACTTTTCAGATGAAGTATGCAGTTTAAGAAATCTATTTTAATGTGTGAAGTAATTATGATGTCGTTAGGAGGCACCTAAATTGCTACAGACCAACCTAAATTGTTAATCCCTCGATTGTCATGCATAGAATATATCAGCAGTCTGCAAATAGCTAGGATTTGGACAATCTCATCCTTAAATCACTTGCAGATGCAGGAACTTTTTTAGATCGGGAAATCTGATCCCCCACATATCCAAGGATGCACGAGATTTCATTCTTCAGTGTCTACAAGGATGCACGAGATCAACATCAGAGAACCCTCTCTGACATGTGTTGCTTCAAAAAGTCTTCAAATTTCCGTACATCACCATTTATCACCTTAAGGCCGAAACTTGTTCGAAACCTTGTAGTGTTCATCaggttcaaaattttctttacaGCTATCATACATTTGCAAGTGTTATTGTATTATTGTGTTCATTAGTTCACTCAATTTGCAATTAGAAATCATGTTTTTGCCAGAGCCCGAAGTTTGGATCTGCTGAACATTTAACCTGTTAGGCTGACTATAACACAAGTTATCATACTTGGATGCAGAAGCCAGTTCACTGTTAATTAATTGTCTAGATTCTAGAGTCTTCACCATAACTGAAATGAGTTATACTAGTTCCTTTCTGCAATGCTTGTAATAAGAAGTAGCAAGAGGTTGTTTAGCAAATTTGatattgttataaaatataagtgTTGTCAGTTTTTTCATCATGATTGTAAGTTGAGTGCCATGTTATTTAGATTCAGATTCAGGTGGTATGGTAAAATTGGTCAACTGACATTGCACATATCATGTGCAATCAGAAATAGGCGGTCTTCTCGGAATCGGTTAATTCATCCGAATACTCGTTTTTAACCCTTGTCCTAATTTTACAACCTTGGAAATAGCACAAGTATTGAGCACGGAATAACTAAGTGATCAAGGTTTATCATCTATTGCGTCGGGTCATGGTTCAACTTTTTTTTACAATTCTTTCttagtttaaaaaaaactcttaatgtgatttttgagaaaaaaaattaatttatttcgtTCAGTGTGTAGATCactatcattttcaaaaaaattaaataataatttgaatatctaacattatagttttataattgatatattAGTTTTGCCTATAAGTTCATCCTAATAAAAAAGATCATGAAAAACATatgtgaatatatattatattatgagtgaaatttgttaaaaaataaaatatagcttTTGAGTTACTTTCTCCGCTTCTCATTTATAATTATACACGTGGGGTCTTGATATAAATAGTAGAAAAGTTATATCTCCCGGATTTATTACTAaatgtaaaaatttaaaaattacgaaagacaataaatattatctttttaagaaaaaaacaaaaatttgccCTAATTTCATTGATGTACGTTTGGTGTggtataatttatgattttattaaattaaatttaataaagtcTGTTTTtctcaaattaaattatatatcattttgtATGTAATAGAATTCGGATTCCAACActcttaattattaaaaaaaagataaacacATCATGACTTTTATCATTTTGCAAGAATTTCACCTTTCAAATTAatgatgaaatatattattttattatctttttagaaaattgatGGCCCAATTTATCTATAATTGTTATCCGTAATTTTTTCATAGAATAATTGATGATGAGATGACGACaattatgatatatgttgttaaataaacaataaaataaaatatatatagatgcAGTTATGATTTTGTATGTAACAAATATTTCAAGATAATGAAAAATAGGTTATTCATTGAGAGAATGCCTATTAGCTACATATCTAAAAAGTTAGGAAAAAACTGATTTacatgtgatatatatatatatttcaaatacttGTTTTAAAATTGCATGTTGAAATACACTTTTGTCACACTAATGTTgtcaaaaatgattttttttaaatcttttattcactttaaaaattatattaccacaatttttatttaatttatcagatttatttaaaatattctacatgaaaaattattctaatccgaaaaatataaaaacttggTAATTTTGTCATGTACGGCTGTACATGACCACTCACATAATTTacttacaaaatttattttgactCAATATTTccataaattaaatttcaattaatcaGAATTACCATTATTTCCATAAAtgtgtaataattttttttcaaaataaacctATACATACAAAAGAGCTCCTAGACACTCACGATACATACAATATAATTTGGTACCCAGACACGAAAACATCTCCGAATTTTTTGCCACTCCCTCCTTGAACCCCTTCACaaatttaagttttatttttatcaacCCATTTTTCTTCTCTTTCTCCCACCTATTCAACAATTCAATACTTGCCAGGTACATTTTTTGGTTGGgtctgatttttttatattttttgacatgggttcttgaaaatttttcactttcatgatttttttgatataaaagTTGAAATTTGGATGATTTGTCACATGGGTTTGGTGTTTCTTGATTAatgtttgaatctttttgcataATTCTTggttttttacttttttgtaTGTGGGTAGTTTTTGTATTTGATGGTTTGAATGAATCTTGTTGATTTGAATTGTGTTGTATGAAATTTTGAATCACTTATTATTTTAGTTGTGGTTATGTATAATTTGTACaggaaaaaagaaataaaatgtcGGAGTAGTGTTTGAGTTCGGAGAATTAAATTGACCATTTAGGATTTGGTTACTTGAATTTGCATCATGTATTGTCTTTTGGATGTCTTGCATTTGTGTTTGCATGGTTTTTTAAGGTGTTTAATCTTATCttcattgaaaattttattcggtTATATGAATTTTCTTGCATTGTTTGTTTGATTAGATTAACTGAAAATTTAGAGTAATTGAATTTGAATGTAATTACACTGATTCACAggaatgttttatttttcctaTTATGGTCAATAATGTTGATGATTGCATAATTGAAGTAAGATGTCGTTCTTCGGAAAAGTCACCTTGAATGAGTGAAGTTAAGGACTTAAGGTATGCCAGGAGCAtgtaaatatatactccctccgtccctttgaattctatacactttccttttcgggatgtcccattcaattctatacatttcaaaactttcccaaaatagtaaacttttataatataaaaatcccacccacccactacttccatctactttttcaaatctatcaattaaatatttatgggtcccaccactttacctacttttctttctctttcttattactttacactactttatacacttttcttaatctccgtgtccATTCCAAACGTATACTtctcagagggacggagggaacggagggagtaatagactCTCAATGTGCTTGCTTTTAGAAAGAGCATAACTTCATTGCTTATGTGTTTAGTGAGTTAATAATGGTGGAATTATATAGTTGCGTGAATTGATCCAGTTCTTATTTGTTTAACTTACTTCTGCGACAAGTAGTTTTTTATGATCCTGAATAACTTATAAAACAAGATTGGTTCTCTTAGTTATATTAAAAAGTTTGAATCCCAATTGATTTGTGGATATTGATTGGACTTTGCTAATCACCTCTGTTCTAAAATTAAATGGCAATAGCATCTAACTTTTATTGTAAAAccgttttttctttcttttggcaACATTTTGTGATTTAGGCCTGCATCAATGATCTTTTGGGCCGTGTTGCATATGCTTGGAGTTATCTACTCTAATTTTCTGACCTATGCTGTTTATTTTCAATGTGAAGTACTGAAGTGCATCAAATGTTTAATAATGTTACAGTTATTTGATGCACTGAGGTGAATAGTAGGTTTTTACCAGAAAATAGAAACAGAGGAATGTGGAAATGCAGTGAGATTTAGTGTTGGTGTGATCTGGAGACAgaaaaaactcgataaaataaaCTGAACACATATTTATACGATCTGACATATGTGATAACCTATACAATTTCTTGTAGAGAGCACACATTGTTCTTTGTAAATGGTTGCCATAAAGTGTTGATATTCAGGTATACCCATGCCAGAGCATGTGAAAGACTCTTAAGATTGCTGTTAAAGGAGACTTACCTGGTTACCTATGTTTGTGCTTTTTTAAAGGAGTGGATTACACTATAGAATATTAAGTTGGGTGAATGGGTGCACATTTTTTCGCTCATATTTCCTAGTTAAGCAATGTATTACTACAATATGTTTATCTAATAATTGTGTGCTAATTTCCTCACTTCTGTAGTTGGTGAACTCCTTGGTTATTTTTCATCTATCTTATTGTAACATCATAAGAAATTGGCTTCTGACGGATACATTATGATTCTTTTACGTATTGTTGCAGGCTACCAATGGTTGTATGTTATCTGTAATCAGTTTAGAGTTCTTTTATAGGCTTCTGGTTCTTTCATGTAGTGTTATGTTGTCTTGTAAGACTTTAGAAAGGAAATCTGTCATGCATCTTGAACTATGAACGTAACGTAATGATACTATGTTACGTTGCGTTGTGACTACATCCAGTAACCCTAATGCTATTTACTTAATTTTGGGGACACAATTTGTTTAATATGTATGGAATTTTCTTATATCTAGTTTAAAGTATAAACACTTCCCTAATTGTGCTTgctttatttgtataatatgcGTGCCAGGTGTTATATAATGGCAAAAGTTAACAGTGTTGGCAGAAATTCTGGCTCCCGGCGTAATAGAAGCACCTCGAGTCCATTAGGGTCATGCTGTCCGAATGGTTTGAAAGACATCAACAAGAAGGAGCAAATTACTGCATCAGAGAAGATAGAATGGGGCGATGCTGTTTGTTCAGTTTGTCTGGAATATCCTCACAATGCAGTTCTTCTCCTTTGTTCCTCCTACCACAAAGGTTGTCGCCCTTATATGTGCTCAACTAGCTGCAGATATTCCAACTGTCTTGACCAATACAAGAAGGCGTATACTAAAGTGAACCTCACTGAGCGTTCATTTTCAATGCACGGGTCAATAGATGAATCAAACTTAACCGTAGGGCTGGATTGGTCTGATGAGAAGAGGGAAATATCTGAACTTTTATGCCCGCTTTGTCGGGGGCAGGTAAAAGGTTGGACTGTTGTTGAACCAGCTCGCAAGTATCTGAACAAGAAGAAAAGGGCCTGCATGGAAGATAAGTGCTCATTTGTTGGAAGTTACAAGGAACTGAGGAAGCACGTAAAGGCAGAGCATCCGTCGGCACG
This genomic window contains:
- the LOC108225711 gene encoding uncharacterized protein LOC108225711, producing the protein MAKVNSVGRNSGSRRNRSTSSPLGSCCPNGLKDINKKEQITASEKIEWGDAVCSVCLEYPHNAVLLLCSSYHKGCRPYMCSTSCRYSNCLDQYKKAYTKVNLTERSFSMHGSIDESNLTVGLDWSDEKREISELLCPLCRGQVKGWTVVEPARKYLNKKKRACMEDKCSFVGSYKELRKHVKAEHPSARPREVDPSLAENWKKLENERDQNDVMSTIRSSMPGAIIRGDYVIEGNHHGYIDPSDVYFSLGSFSNDEDDDSDLEENLVREGYYSSFDDERFYTRSVASSGRINNSSRRVGRRPSRMLLGVSRRQRRRGPSDERVTYREREID